The Leptolyngbya sp. 'hensonii' sequence CTCATCCGCTCAATTACATTCAATTGCTGAGCAAAAATAGCACTGTAGGGACCCAGATGATACGTCCCAACTTCAGTTTTAAGAATGAGATTGGCAGAATCACGCCAGTCAATCTCAAGAATCTTAACGGAACTGCGGCTGATCAGGCGATATAAACTGGACCAGTAAGGGGTATAAGCCTCGCTCATGCCAATGACTTTCAAAGACGGCAGCTTGAAAGCTTTGTCAATGGAAGAATAGCTATCAAAGGGCATCCACTTTCCATTTTCGTCTAGCAAGCCAGCATTGAATGTCTTGGGGGCTTGAGTGGGTTGGGCTGCGCGACGGGGAGCGAGTTTGGCGGGAACAGTCACGGCTACAGGCAGGCGCTCTCTGACTTGAACCATCATTTTGGGCGGGATCAACTGCCTGGTAACGGTTACAGAACGGATGGGAGCAGCGGCTTCCAGCTTTTCAGCTAAAGCTTGGGGCTGTACTTGGAGCAAGGATTGAGGGTAAGACAGGGGTAGTAAGGCCAGAATTGCTTTGGTTGAGAGGAAGCGATTGCCCTTAATTTCCACCTGTTCTGGGGTCGCAATAACCCAGCCGGGCAAGGTAAGAACCCAGGCTAATCCAGCAGATAAACTGCTGACAGCAATCATTTGCCAGACAGCCTGAAAATTCCTCAGGCGGCGTTGATTTCGAAGTTGCTTTCTTCGCTGGATCAAGTCAGTGTGAGAGACAGATAAAAACTCAGTCATGGATACCTGCTACAGCCAAAACAAAAAACTATGACCCCGCTTAAATTATGACCCCGCTTAATTTTGTTTCAGTTAAGCCCCAGAAACCAGAAAAGTCAAGCAATTAGACGCTGTTTTTCCCGTTGCAAGTACTGTTGCCACCGACTGGCCAGTTCTATGTCACTGAACGGAACCTGCACTGCCGATCGAGAATCTGCAAAGGTGAACTCGATCGCAATTTGCCCTTTCTGGTGAGAAGCGGATGGGGACTCGACCCGCTCACCTCCTCTCAGCAGGCGGATGTCCTGTACCTGTTTCAGGGAAAAGGTTTGCAGGTCGATCGGTCCGGTCCGGGTTGGCTGGCCCCAGGTCAGTTCACTATCAACCTGCCCCAATACTGCATAGATATCGTATTTGGCCTTCTGAAAATTTTTGGCCCAGGCTTGATAAGCCTCGACTTTCTGGTATTCGTTCCAACCGGCCCAGGCTAGCCAGAGAAAAACCCCCAACAGGGGCAGCCAGAGCAGACCTCTTTCCATTTCTATCCGTAGAGTAACTGTAGTTAATCATCAAATCCTGATTATCCCCAGAAATATCCCCCATGCGCTATCGTTGAGCAAACCGATCTGGCATCAGGCATATGAGAAAGCTGTTAATTCTGGGCCTTTTCCTGCTGGGATTATTGTTGGCACTCGCGAACTTTGAAGGACTGGCTACCCAGGGCACCTACGATTCGATCGTGGTGGATCTGAGGGAACAGGGAACTGCTGCTCAGGTACAGGAGCAGATTCAGTCTCTAGTGCGTCAGTATGGAGCCAGGCCTAACAGCGAATTCTCAGACGCCGATCACGTTTACATCCTCCCAGGCAATGCCCAGACTCTGAAACAACTGAAGCGCTCCAGCCTGTCCCAGGCAGCCGAATTCATTGAGCCTAACTATGTGTATCGGGCCACGGAAATGCCCAATGATCCCGATTATGGGAAGCAGTGGAATTTCCGCAGTATCAATGTCGAGCCAGCCTGGGAAGAAACAAAGGGATCTGGGGTAACGGTAGCTGTGATTGACACTGGTATCAGTCAAGTTCCGGATCTGAAGGAAACAAAATTTGTCAAGGGCTATGATTTCGTTAACGATCGGGTAGACGCCTCTGATGACAATGGTCATGGCACCCACGTCGCCGGGACGATCGCCCAATCCACCAACAACGGCTTTGGCGTGGCCGGGATCGCTCACGAGGCCAACCTGATGCCCCTGAAAGTTCTGGGTGCCAGTGGGGGTGGCACCATTTCTGATATCGCTGAAGCCATTCGCTATGCCGCCGATAACGGGGCTGATGTGATCAATATGAGCCTGGGTGGTGGAGGGGAGAGTGGGCTGATGCAGGAGGCGATCGACTATGCCCACAGCAAGGGCTTGGTGATTGTTGGAGCGGCTGGGAATGAAGGGCAGAACTCTGCTTCCTATCCGGCTCGCTATCCCCGTGTGATTGGGGTGGCGGCGCTCAATGCTGCTGGGGAAAAAACACCCTACTCCAACTATGGGGCTGGAGTGGATATTTCGGCTCCTGGTGGGGATACCTCCAACGGTGGTGAAGTCGGGGGAATTCTGCAGAACACCATCGACCCCGCAACGGGAGAAAGTATCTTTGCCGCCTACCAGGGTACCAGCATGGCCGCTCCCCATGTGGCCGCTGTGGCCGCTCTGGTAAAAGCGGTGGGTGTCCAGGAGCCCGATCGGGTCCTGGAGGTTCTGAAACAATCGGCCCGACCTGTACAGGATGACCTGATGAACTATTACGGTGCGGGTCATCTGGATGCGGCTGCTGCTGTCAAACTAGCTCTGAAAGGGCAACTCAACTTCCGAGACTTCTTCCGCTGGCTGCGGGACAATGGCTACCTCAATCCTCGCTTCTGGATTGATGGTGGGCTTCCAGGTCTGTTACCCAAGCTGGCCATGATGCTGGGTTCCTATTTACTGGCCTGGTTCCTGCGGAACTATTTTCCCTTTGCCTGGAGTTGGCCTCTGGCTGGGGGGCTGGTGGCAGGCAGTTCTGGACTGTTTTTCCTGCAAGGAATTTACATTTTTGACCTGCCCCAATGGCCATTCCGGGTTCTGGGAAGCTCGATTCCAGAGCTGGGTACGGCTATCCAGGGCAACCCAGCTCTGAATCCCCTGTTTGCCAGTGTGCTCATTCCCCTGGGATTGATCTTGTTGCTGTTGGGTCATGGCCAATGGAAGTGGTTTGCGATCGGCTCCAGTCTAGGCATCGCCGCCTGTCTAGCCGTATCCGCAGTGACTTCCCCACAGGTGCTCTGGCTGGGAGAAGGCTGGTTGGCCCGTTCTTTCCTGATTGGGAATGCTCTGCTCTGTTATGGATTGGCCCATCTCGCCAGTAAACCGGAGGCACAGCGGGTATGAGTTTAACCGTCACAGGCAAAGTAGAAAAGAAGGGTTTCGGGCCTGGCACCTGGGCCCTGGTCAGCGAATCGGGCCAGACTTATGAACTTCATAATCCACCCCAAGAAATGCTCAAAGCTGGCCAGCAGGTCAAGGTAGAAGGGGAAATCCTCAAGAATGTGATGACCTTCGCCATGATTGGCCCAGTGTTGCAGGTGAACCATTACGAATTAAGGTAATCGCTAAAATCCATCAACCATCGGGGAATTGCCAGCACAGGAGATGTTCCACGTTTTCACTGCCGCAGGCGCAGGGTTCCGGTTTGGAAGCGACCCATTCCCAATCGCACTGCCGACAATGGCAGAGAACATTGTGGCGGTTGGCCTCCGCCAGTCGGAGCTGCCACTCCGCCAATTCTGCCTGACTTAAGGGAGTGTCACCTTCATTCGTCATCTGGATCAATCCCCAAAGCCCTTAATCGTTCGGCCAGACGATCGGCCCGTTGTTGCTCCTGGTCAGCCCGTTGCCGTTCCTGGTCGGCCCGTTGTTGTTCCTGGTCGGCCCGTTGTTGTTCCAGACTTAACCGTTCACTGTCCGTGGCGATCCAATCTCCTGCGGCATCGTACCAGCGCAGCCAGAGGCGCTCCAGTCCCTGATAGCGTCCCTGCCACAATCCCAGCCCCATATTCAAGTCCGGCAACCAGAGACGATCGTCCGGCAATTCCAGGGGCTGATAGTGAGCCTGGTTCAGACTAAACGCCCGCAGTCGATCGGTATAACGGTCGAAGACGACGTAATAGGGAATTCGCAGAATTTGCTCATACACCTGCCATTTGGTGGGTGGATCAGGGTTAGCCCGCTCCGTTTGCCCCAGGTCTTCCCGTTCGGTTCCTGGCGACAGCAACTCTACCGCAATAAAGGGGCTGACTCCCTCCTGCCAGATCACATAACTCAAGCGTAAATCCCGGTTTTCATGCAGGCGAGGAACCCCGATCACGGCAAACCAATCCGGTCGCTTATACCAGAGTGGATGGCGGACATCGTAATACAAATTGAGATCGCTGGCGGTAAAAATCCGATCAGCCGCATAATCTTGCAGGCGAAATGTGGCACTCAGAAGTTGGGGTTGCCAATCGTGGAACTCGTCAGGCAAGCCAGGTTCCTCCGGATTTTCGCTGGGCAAGTCATACATGGTCGGCAGAACTTCCCAGGCCGGTCGGGGGGGATCAGTTTGCTCAACCGGAAAGTGAAATGGCTGCATCAGCAATACCTGTGGAGAAAACAGGGATAATCCAATACTAACGTATTAGCCATCAGACTTTACCAGCCCACCATAATTTTCCAGAACAGGGAGCCGATCGCCACGGTGGCCAGATGCTGGGGCAGCAGACGCAGAATTGATTGACGGGCAATATTCTGGGTCAGAATGATGCTCAGCCAGACCGAGACAATCAGGGTTACTCCCTGCAGAAATGCAATTACCACAGGATCGGCGATCGTCACCAGATGCAGGCCGCCTGTATAGCCAAAAGTCGCCAGCGTCACCGGGATCACCCGGCCCGCCTCGGATAGCCCTAACGGTAGATAGTGGGCCAGACTGCCCCCTAGCACCAGAGGTAGATACCCATAGGCCAGCTCTATGAAAGGACGGGGTTTGACCGTCCCGCCCCGCCCGATTCTCCCTGACAGGCCCATGATGCCATAGGCGATTCCAGCGATCGCCCCCGGCACCAACAGCGCTAGGAGCGACGATCCGGCATGACCAGCAAAGGTATCCAGGGACAACGAGAGATGAAACTGGGTGGCAATTTCGGGCAGGCGGTGAAGCAGTACCGCCCCAAACAATAGGAACAGCAGGGCTACCTCGTCCGATCGGGGAACATGGGTCGTCCACAATTCAATCCCCGGTGGCCGCAGGTTCAGTTCTACCGATCGGTGGGGACAGGCTTTGAGACAGGTCATGCACAGGACACAATCCCGATTGTCCTCCAACTGGGCGGGGTGGGAGTAGAGGGGACAGCCCTCGGTTTCCTGCCCCTCTCCCTTTTGGGGTCCCCCTTTGTAGCACTGGTAGGTGGTGCAGGTCGCCACGCAAATTCCCTGTTGTGCTCGCAATTCTGTCATGGAGAGTTTGGCGAACAGCCCATTCATGCCGCCGATTGGGCAGAGATAGCGACACCAGAACCGTCGCTCAAACAGGAGGGAGCAGATCACTGCCCCAGCCGTAATCAGCAACAGCAAGCAAGCGGAAAGATAGGCCGTATTCTCCAGATCCCAGAGTTCTTCCCAGAGCAGGATCAGGGTAAACAGCCCAAACAAGAACCAGCCCCCGATCCGATCGGCCGCCTGGCGAGGCCAACGACCCAACTGACGGGGATAAATCCAGAGGGACAACTTTTGTGCCAGTTCACCGTAGATCATGAACGGGCAAACCGAACACCAGAGCCGCCCAACGAAGGGAAATGCCAGCAAGATCCCTGGCCACCACCAGGCCCAGAAGAAGTTCAGAGCAATATTGCGATCGCGGGTCTGGGGTCCCAGAAATAGCAGGACGACCACGATCGCAAAGACCGCTAGGGTGAACCCGTAGTTGATCCGATCGGGCCACCAGGCGCTCCGCAGAAACTGCCGCAGCCAGGGATACACATTCAACAGGTTGACCCGGAAACGCCGCTTCCGGGGGCTGTTAGACCAGAGCACTTCCTCGGTTAACTCAGAGTCTCCCTCGAGCTGTACGATCGCCCGCTCAATCAGGCTCTGGAGCTCGGCAATATTCCCCGGAAAATCGTAGCTCTGGAGGCTGCGAATAGCCTCTGGAGTGACGCGGGGCTTGGGCAGATGGCGAGCCTGACAATAAAGACTGATGTAGTACTGCACCTGGGCTTCAATATCTGCTTTGCGGACCCGCAGCGGAGGGACCTTAACCTCATGCCCCACCAGCTTCCGTTGTGGCAGACTCTTCTCTGACACCATTAAGATGCGGGCCTGACAGGGGAGCGATTGGGGAGGCTGCTCTCCCTCTCGACTGATAGGCGTAAATACTCCAGTTTTCAACAGGTTGCACAGTTTTTCCTCTAGAGCTGGTGACAAATCCTGAATATTGTTCAACAGCAGAGTTCCCAGGCCCAACCATTCGATTAAGCCAGGTTTGCCACCAGCCCGTCCAAACAGCTCTGCACCGCTGGCCTGGAGGGTATTACAGTTGATTTTAATCATGGGCTGGTGCCGATCGGCTGACCCAAAATGGATCAGGGCCGCCGTATTATCCTTTTCCAGCCCTGGTTCTCCGAAAATTAGGACTGGCTTTCGATCGCGGGTCGCTTTCTTGATGTCCTGACGCAGGCGAACGGCATAACGACTGGTCCCCACGATGCCCCGCCTCACCTTATTGACCAGGTAAGGTCGCAGGGCTGCCTGCCGTTCCTGTTCGTACACCATTTGGGCGGTCACCTGATCCAGCTCAGCCGCCAGTTGGCGGGAAACAGTGCGGGTGATTTCTGGATACTGATTCACCAGAATTAGAAACGCCTCTTTCGGGATGGTCCAGAGTACCCCCTGCTCCAGGGTAATCACCGTTTGGCGGGTCACCTCCTCCAGGATCAGTTCTTTCAAATGCAAGACGGTTCCTGGCAGGAGGCCGAGAGCTGTGGCTGGCCCTGTCTTGCTGGTGCGGTAACTTTCCAGATATCCTTCCCGCAGGATGTAGAGAGCTGGGGGAAAGGTGTCTTCCAGGATCAGGCGACGATTCTCCTGGAACGGTTCCTCCACAATGGCAGCGGCGATAGCGCCCAGAACCTCATCCGATAAAGCCCCCAGGGTGGTGTGCTGTTTCAGCCATTGGATGCGATCGGTCTGGGTCATAAAACCTTGCTCCTAAGATTAGGGGTCCCCCCATGAGAATCCAGTTTGGAGGGCTGCAGCCAGGGCAATCGCACGGGGATAGATGCGATGTTCCTGCACCTGAATGCGAGACTGCAGGGTGGTAGGGTTATCCCCTGGCAAAATCGGGACTGCCGCCTGCATCAGAATGGGGCCGCTATCCATTTCCAGGGTAACAATGTGGACGGTACAACCGGCAACTTTTACCCCAGCCTTAAGGGCTTGCTCAACCGCATGGATGCCGGGAAAACTGGGGAGCAGGCTGGGATGAATATTGAGGATGCGATCGGGAAAGGCCTCGATCAGAGCATGGGTCACTAGGCGCATCCAGCCCGCCATAATCACCCACTCCACACCAAATTGGCGTAAGGTCACTGCAATTTTCAGATCCAACTCTTCTCTGGTTGCAAAGTCTCGATGGTTCAAAAGCACGGCTGGAATGTTGAGTCGGGCTGCCCGGGCAGCGGCTTTGGCCTCTGGATTGTTGTAAATCAGAACTTGAATTTGGGCATGCAAGCGGCCATCGGCGATCGTCTGGGCGATCGTTTCAAAGTTTGAACCACTGCCTGAAGCCATCACTCCCAACTGCAGCGGTGGGCCAGATTGCAAATGGTTTCGTAAGGACTCCGGGGGAATATCGGGCGAGATGAAGCCGAAGGTGGGGTCAACCATAGGTTCTCAACCAGTTCTGAATCTCCTGAACCAGCCAGTTTACCTCATCTTCCGACAGATATCCGCCGAACATGTATTTTCCCCGCACTGTCTGCAGGGCGACCAGACGAAACGAGGATGGCAGCAAGAGGATGGGAGAGACCCTCTGGTGGGAAAGGGCATGCATGTGGCAGGACACAGACTCAATCTCTGCCGTATCCCCGACCCGTTCGTAGACTGAGAACCCAAATAAGGTGCGGAGAATGCGGAAAGTATCTGGGGTCAAGGTAATGGACTGGGCTACGGTGGCAGCCCCCAGAAAGCCCAGGACGATTGGCCCCAGTAAGACGAACAGCACCAGCAGAAAGAGTGATCGGAAGATCAGCGTGTCAGCCACCAGAGCGATCGCGCCCAAAATGGCCATGGACACCACCACATCAAGCAGAGAAAGGCCTTGCAGACGTGCTGGGATTTCGATCCACAGGCGATCGCAGGACTTCTGGAGACTAATGGGCGTACCTTCAGGGGCAGCCAGGGAAAAGAAAGCTCCCCGTCGTTGCGTCAAGGGTTCACCTTTTTCCAGCATATCTAGGGCCTCGCGGGCTGTTTTGAAGCGTCGTTCTACAGCAGGTTCCGTCAGGGTGATCACCCAGTCTACAAAGCTGGGACTGGCACTGGTGTAATTCCAGAAGGCGATTCGCATCTCCTCCTGGGGCAGTTCAGCGGGGGGCAGACCTGTCATCAGGTGAATCAGGGTGGCTCCCAGGGCATAGAGGTCGGACGCCGGGACAGCCTGCCCTCCAAACTGTTCGATCGGGGTGTAGCCGTATGTTCCCACCACCGTAACTGTCCTGGCACCCGCAGCCAACCGATCCTGAACCGCCCCAAAATCCACCAGATAAATCTGTCCGTCTTCTCCCAGGATCAAATTTCCCGGCTTAATATCCCGGTGCAGTACCGGCGGATTCAATTCATGCAGATAAATCAGAATATCCAGAATCTGGATGGTAATCTGGCGAATCTCCGATTCGGTAAAGCGCTCTCCCTGATGTAGCAACTCTGCCAGAGATTGGCCGGGAACGTACTCCTGCACCAGCCCCAACCAGAACAGGCTATCATCCAGGGAGAAGTGACCCCGATACCGGGGAATACGAGGATGGTCCAGGGCCTGAAGAATCTGGATCTCCCGTTCAAATAGCCTGAAATCCTGCCACTGCACCCCTGCCCCTAGAACCAGGAGTTTGAGCACAACTGGGTCTTCTGTCTCCAGATCCTCAGCCAGCCAGGTTTGCCGACTGGCATTATCCCCCAGTAGGGCCTTGAGCTGGTAACGATCCTGCAGGATTTGGTCAGGTTGTAGCATCAGCTTCGGCTCTCAATAATGCCGCCGCAGAGGAGAATGTCCCCGTTATAACAGACTGCTGCCTGTCCCGGCGTGACACTGAACTGGGGGTCATCGAAGACAATTCGCAGCCCCATTCCCCCATCCAGGGGGATCAGGGTGGCTGGAACCGCAGCAGAACGGTAGCGGACCTGCACCTCGGCTCGAATCGGAGTGGTAGGTGGGGCGATCGACACCCAGTTCACCTGCCGCACGATGCATTCATAATCTTGGGCGCTGCTGCGATCGCCCACAATCACCCGATTCCGCATTGGATCCAATCCAATCACATAGAGGGGTTCGCTGTGGGCAATACCCAATCCCTTGCGTTGGCCGATTGTGTAGTGGTGTACCCCTTCATGTCGGCCCAAAACCCGTCCAGCCTGGTCCACAATTTCCCCGGTTTGCGGTGTAATGTATTTGTCCAGGAATGCCTGCATGGAACCATGGGCCTCAATCAGACAGAGATCCTGACTTTCAGGCTTTTCTGCCGTATGCAGACCAAATTCGGTCGCAATGCGTCGGGTTTCTGTCTTGGGTTGATTTCCCAGGGGAAACAGCGTGGCCGCCAGGATCTCCTGGCCCAGGTCATACAGAAAGTAAGCCTGATCCTTGTTGGTGTCTACGGCCCGCCGCAGTTGATACCGACCGGTGCTGTCATCACGGGTAATCTGAGCGTAGTGGCCGGTGGCAATCCGATCGACCCCCAGTTCTGTGCGGGCATAGTGCAACATCGGCCCAAACTTGACGGCTTTATTGCACTGAGAACAGGGCAGGGGGGTGATACCCTGGCTATAACCAGCCACCAGATAATCCACAATATTGGCCTGGAAAACCTCTCGCATATCTACGATGTGGTGGGGAATGCTGAGATCTTCACAGAGGCGGGCAGCATCCACCATGCCCTCTGAGCAACACTGTCCCTTGCCCTTCATTAACCAGAGGGTGAGACCAACAACATCGTATCCCTGATGATGCAGGAGGGCCGCAGCCACTGAACTGTCAACCCCACCAGACAAACCCACCACAACACTATTCATGGATCACTAAGTTCTGCAACGAATCATCCTTCTTATACAGGCTAACATTCGTCATCTGAAAATCCCTGTGCTAGCATGGCCGCAAATTTGACAGGTCAAACCTGCATGGCAAGTGGGAGTGAGGATTATGACAACACGATCGGGGAACGGGACAGTACCCAAAAAATTGATCAACGGGCAATCCCTATGGCCTTTCTTTGCAATGATGGCTGGGGGAATCGCTTTGATAGGGCAACCCTCGGCAGAGGCCCAGCCTCAGACCCAATACAGTCGTCTGGTTCGAGCCAATCCTGACCCTACTGGATTGATCAGTCCTGAGAAGCTGATGCAGCCAGAGTTTAAGGTGTCCTCCACCACCAATATGGCAACCAACTCCCTCCCCACTGCGCCTGTGCATCCCGGCAATCATCGTTATGCCCAAATTCCTGCCGTCCCGATTCCCACCTCTAGCTACACCGATCCGAACAATCTATACACCACACCCTATGTCACGCCCTATGCCGGTCAGTACTTTGTCTATATAGACAGCGATAGCCGCACCCTTTTGCAGCAGGTCCGATCTACCGTTGAACCCACAGCTTTTTTGAAGTCCTATGCCGGGCGGCAGGTCATTCAGGCTGGTTCCTACAACAACTTTGCCAACGTCGAACAGCAGATTAGAACGTTGCAGGCCCAGGGTTTTTCTGGAGTCGGCTATGGCACTGTGCCGAACAGTACCTACGACAATTTTGGGGTACCGTCCATTCCCCCTGTAACTTCCACAACCCCCTATCCCACCCAGGTCACAACCTCCCCTAATACGGGCATCACCTATACTGCCCCCGGAAGTCAGGTCGGAATTTTGCGCCCGACGATTCCTTATGGGGCAACGGCTTACTACGTAGTGATTCCGGGGAACCCGGAACAACTCTCTTTTCTGCAGCAGCGCGTGATCGGTCTGGGGGCAGATCTCAGTGCTGTGCAGCGACGTGGTGCCCCTCGTGGCCCCCATATTGCTGTCGGTCCTTTTTCCGATCGAGGCTCGGCTGAAACCTGGAGCAACTATTTCCGGGATAATGGGCTGGATGCAAGAGTTTATTACGGCAAGTGATTTCTAAAATCAGCTTACATAATCAGGTGGTTGTTACAGCCGCCCAGATGCGTGCGATCGAAGAACGGGTGTTCGCTGCCGGGATACCTGTGGCAGCCCTGATGGAAAAGGTTGGCGGACTGATCAGCCGCTGGGTTCAGACCCATTATCCCCCAGAGCAATGCCCCCAGGTTGGTATTCTGGCCGGACCAGGCCACAACGGGGGAGATGCCCTGGTGGTGGCTCGGGAGTTACATTTTCGTGGCTATCGGGTTGTGGTTTACCAGCCCTTCTCTAAAATGAAGGACCTGACCCATCACCATGCCCGCTATGCCCACAGTCTGGGTCTTACTTTTCATGACTCGATCGAGGCGCTGCAATTTTCCGATCTGATCCTGGATGGCCTGTTCGGGTTCGGCCTGGAACGGGAGTTAACCGATCCAGTGAAAGGGGCAATTGATAGCCTGAACCAGTGGTCCCAACCGGTGGTTAGCATTGATCTGCCGTCAGGGTTACAGACCGATACGGGAGCCAGATTGGGCACGGCAGTTCGAGCAACCTGGACTCTCTGCCTGGGGCTGTGGAAGCAGAGCTTGTTGCAGGAACAGGCCCTGGAATTTGTCGGGCAGGCTGAATTGATTGATTTCGATCTCCCGATAGCGGATATTCAGGCTGTACTAGGAGAGGAACCTGCTGTGCAACGGATTACAGCAGAGCAGGCTCTGGCCTATCTGCCCCTGTCCCGACCCCCCTCGACCCATAAATATCAAATGGGGCATGTGCTTTTGATCTGTGGATCTCTTCCCTATGCTGGGGCGGCGATCCTCTGCGGACTGGGAGCGCGTGCGACTGGGGTCGGAATGTTGTCAATCGCCGTGCCAGAATCCCTGAAACCGATGGTGTTGGCCCAATTACCGGAAGCCTTGGTGATCGGTTGTCCGGAGACGGCGGCGGGCGGAATTTCTCGATTGCCTGCGGAGGTCCAACTGGATCGCTACGATGTCGTTGCCTGTGGGCCAGGGTTAAGCTTGGAAGCGGATCGACTGGTGCAACAGGTGTTGGAAAGCGATCGCCCTCTCGTGTTGGATGCAGATGGCCTCAACCTCCTGGCTCAACACAATGTGGTTGGAACCCTGAAAAATCGTCAGGCCCCCACGGTCCTGACCCCCCATCTGGGAGAATTTCGCCGGTTGTTTCCTAAAATTGCCGAGACCATGGTATGCCGCATCACTGCGGTCCGCAGCGTTGCAGAGGCAACTGGAACGATCGTCCTGCTCAAAGGCGCACGCATTGTCATTGGCAATGCTCAGGGACGCATCTGGATTAATCCAGACAGCACCCCTGCCCTGGCCCGGGGTGGAACAGGAGATGTGTTGACTGGCCTCATCGGCGGTCTCATGGCCCAAGGGGGTAAATCCAGGGATGGTATGGCAGCCCTGGTGCAAAGTGCAGCCTGGTGGCATGCCCAGGCTGGAATTCTGGCTGCCCGCGAGCGGACCGAATTGGGAGTGGATGCCTTTACCTTATCCCAATCTCTGATCCCAGCGATCGCCGACGTTTTACGGCTTGGGTGATGTGCTGCAGTTTCAATTTTGTTCTGGGAGAAGCCATAACCTCCAGAGCAGCCTCACGGGCGATCGTCTGGATTTCACCCCCACTGATCGCCCAGCGGTGTGCTAACGTCTTCCAGTTTAAGCGGGGGTCCAGGGAAACCTGGGCTGGGAATGCCTGCTGCCACAACTGCAGACGGGCCTGTTCATCCGGCAGGGGAAATTCCAGGATCTGGTCCAGTTGCTGTCGCCATGGCCACCGCATCCCCTGGGGAAAATCCAAACTTAGCAGGGTGATACTGTCAGTGGCCCGCCGTTGCTGTAAAAATCGATTAATTTCGACTTCAGGTAAGGGAGAGAACCGACCCA is a genomic window containing:
- a CDS encoding S8 family peptidase encodes the protein MRKLLILGLFLLGLLLALANFEGLATQGTYDSIVVDLREQGTAAQVQEQIQSLVRQYGARPNSEFSDADHVYILPGNAQTLKQLKRSSLSQAAEFIEPNYVYRATEMPNDPDYGKQWNFRSINVEPAWEETKGSGVTVAVIDTGISQVPDLKETKFVKGYDFVNDRVDASDDNGHGTHVAGTIAQSTNNGFGVAGIAHEANLMPLKVLGASGGGTISDIAEAIRYAADNGADVINMSLGGGGESGLMQEAIDYAHSKGLVIVGAAGNEGQNSASYPARYPRVIGVAALNAAGEKTPYSNYGAGVDISAPGGDTSNGGEVGGILQNTIDPATGESIFAAYQGTSMAAPHVAAVAALVKAVGVQEPDRVLEVLKQSARPVQDDLMNYYGAGHLDAAAAVKLALKGQLNFRDFFRWLRDNGYLNPRFWIDGGLPGLLPKLAMMLGSYLLAWFLRNYFPFAWSWPLAGGLVAGSSGLFFLQGIYIFDLPQWPFRVLGSSIPELGTAIQGNPALNPLFASVLIPLGLILLLLGHGQWKWFAIGSSLGIAACLAVSAVTSPQVLWLGEGWLARSFLIGNALLCYGLAHLASKPEAQRV
- a CDS encoding serine/threonine-protein kinase → MLQPDQILQDRYQLKALLGDNASRQTWLAEDLETEDPVVLKLLVLGAGVQWQDFRLFEREIQILQALDHPRIPRYRGHFSLDDSLFWLGLVQEYVPGQSLAELLHQGERFTESEIRQITIQILDILIYLHELNPPVLHRDIKPGNLILGEDGQIYLVDFGAVQDRLAAGARTVTVVGTYGYTPIEQFGGQAVPASDLYALGATLIHLMTGLPPAELPQEEMRIAFWNYTSASPSFVDWVITLTEPAVERRFKTAREALDMLEKGEPLTQRRGAFFSLAAPEGTPISLQKSCDRLWIEIPARLQGLSLLDVVVSMAILGAIALVADTLIFRSLFLLVLFVLLGPIVLGFLGAATVAQSITLTPDTFRILRTLFGFSVYERVGDTAEIESVSCHMHALSHQRVSPILLLPSSFRLVALQTVRGKYMFGGYLSEDEVNWLVQEIQNWLRTYG
- a CDS encoding sigma 54-interacting transcriptional regulator; the protein is MTQTDRIQWLKQHTTLGALSDEVLGAIAAAIVEEPFQENRRLILEDTFPPALYILREGYLESYRTSKTGPATALGLLPGTVLHLKELILEEVTRQTVITLEQGVLWTIPKEAFLILVNQYPEITRTVSRQLAAELDQVTAQMVYEQERQAALRPYLVNKVRRGIVGTSRYAVRLRQDIKKATRDRKPVLIFGEPGLEKDNTAALIHFGSADRHQPMIKINCNTLQASGAELFGRAGGKPGLIEWLGLGTLLLNNIQDLSPALEEKLCNLLKTGVFTPISREGEQPPQSLPCQARILMVSEKSLPQRKLVGHEVKVPPLRVRKADIEAQVQYYISLYCQARHLPKPRVTPEAIRSLQSYDFPGNIAELQSLIERAIVQLEGDSELTEEVLWSNSPRKRRFRVNLLNVYPWLRQFLRSAWWPDRINYGFTLAVFAIVVVLLFLGPQTRDRNIALNFFWAWWWPGILLAFPFVGRLWCSVCPFMIYGELAQKLSLWIYPRQLGRWPRQAADRIGGWFLFGLFTLILLWEELWDLENTAYLSACLLLLITAGAVICSLLFERRFWCRYLCPIGGMNGLFAKLSMTELRAQQGICVATCTTYQCYKGGPQKGEGQETEGCPLYSHPAQLEDNRDCVLCMTCLKACPHRSVELNLRPPGIELWTTHVPRSDEVALLFLLFGAVLLHRLPEIATQFHLSLSLDTFAGHAGSSLLALLVPGAIAGIAYGIMGLSGRIGRGGTVKPRPFIELAYGYLPLVLGGSLAHYLPLGLSEAGRVIPVTLATFGYTGGLHLVTIADPVVIAFLQGVTLIVSVWLSIILTQNIARQSILRLLPQHLATVAIGSLFWKIMVGW
- a CDS encoding Uma2 family endonuclease, coding for MQPFHFPVEQTDPPRPAWEVLPTMYDLPSENPEEPGLPDEFHDWQPQLLSATFRLQDYAADRIFTASDLNLYYDVRHPLWYKRPDWFAVIGVPRLHENRDLRLSYVIWQEGVSPFIAVELLSPGTEREDLGQTERANPDPPTKWQVYEQILRIPYYVVFDRYTDRLRAFSLNQAHYQPLELPDDRLWLPDLNMGLGLWQGRYQGLERLWLRWYDAAGDWIATDSERLSLEQQRADQEQQRADQERQRADQEQQRADRLAERLRALGIDPDDE
- a CDS encoding FtsQ-type POTRA domain-containing protein; this translates as MTEFLSVSHTDLIQRRKQLRNQRRLRNFQAVWQMIAVSSLSAGLAWVLTLPGWVIATPEQVEIKGNRFLSTKAILALLPLSYPQSLLQVQPQALAEKLEAAAPIRSVTVTRQLIPPKMMVQVRERLPVAVTVPAKLAPRRAAQPTQAPKTFNAGLLDENGKWMPFDSYSSIDKAFKLPSLKVIGMSEAYTPYWSSLYRLISRSSVKILEIDWRDSANLILKTEVGTYHLGPYSAIFAQQLNVIERMRKLPQHFDSSRIAYIDLKNPETPIIQVTQSKSFVKPRRH
- the purN gene encoding phosphoribosylglycinamide formyltransferase; translation: MVDPTFGFISPDIPPESLRNHLQSGPPLQLGVMASGSGSNFETIAQTIADGRLHAQIQVLIYNNPEAKAAARAARLNIPAVLLNHRDFATREELDLKIAVTLRQFGVEWVIMAGWMRLVTHALIEAFPDRILNIHPSLLPSFPGIHAVEQALKAGVKVAGCTVHIVTLEMDSGPILMQAAVPILPGDNPTTLQSRIQVQEHRIYPRAIALAAALQTGFSWGDP